In Natrinema amylolyticum, the following are encoded in one genomic region:
- a CDS encoding 30S ribosomal protein S19e — protein MATMYDVPADDLIEALADDLSDRLEEPEWGTFAKSGVANELPPEQEDFWATRAASLLRKVSDRGPIGVERLSTEYGGAKGGSNRYRVAPDKRADGSKNLIRTILQQLEEEDLVETAEGEGRRITAEGQSLLDDTAGQVLEELDRPELERYA, from the coding sequence ATGGCTACGATGTACGACGTTCCGGCGGACGACCTCATCGAGGCGCTCGCCGACGATCTCTCGGATCGACTCGAGGAACCGGAGTGGGGCACGTTCGCCAAGAGCGGTGTCGCTAATGAGCTGCCACCCGAACAGGAGGACTTCTGGGCGACTCGCGCGGCGAGTCTCCTGCGGAAGGTCTCCGATCGCGGCCCCATCGGCGTCGAGCGACTCTCGACGGAGTACGGCGGTGCGAAGGGCGGCTCCAACCGCTATCGAGTCGCACCCGACAAACGCGCCGACGGCTCGAAGAACCTGATCCGGACCATCCTCCAGCAGCTCGAGGAAGAGGATCTCGTCGAGACCGCCGAGGGCGAGGGTCGCCGGATCACCGCCGAGGGACAGAGCCTGCTCGACGACACCGCCGGTCAGGTTCTCGAAGAGCTCGACCGTCCGGAACTCGAGCGCTACGCGTAA
- a CDS encoding DNA-binding protein: MSGSPDEEKLEELRQKKMEQLQDRAESQGEGGQEAAQQQAEAQKKAVLRQHLTDDARKRLNTVKMSKPQFGEQVERQVVSLARSGRIQGKIDDDKMKQLLKELKPDSQSFDIQRR; the protein is encoded by the coding sequence ATGAGTGGCTCACCGGACGAGGAAAAACTCGAGGAACTCCGACAGAAGAAAATGGAGCAGCTACAGGACCGCGCCGAGTCCCAGGGCGAGGGCGGACAGGAAGCAGCCCAGCAGCAGGCCGAGGCCCAGAAGAAGGCCGTACTGCGCCAGCACCTGACCGACGACGCCCGCAAGCGACTCAACACGGTCAAGATGAGCAAGCCCCAGTTCGGCGAGCAGGTCGAGCGACAGGTCGTTAGCCTCGCCCGCAGCGGCCGCATTCAGGGGAAAATCGACGACGACAAGATGAAACAGCTCCTCAAAGAGCTGAAACCCGACTCCCAGAGCTTCGACATTCAGCGCCGGTAA
- a CDS encoding DUF7411 family protein → MELGLLYSGGKDSTLAALLLEEFYDVTLLTAHFGVSDDWKHARETAEAAGFDFERLECDSDVAREAVDRIREDGYPRNGIQLVHQHALERLAGREFDAIADGTRRDDRVPTVSRAQAQSLEDRHTVDYIAPLSGFGRSAVDRLVEARLDVTVGPSEEIDRADYEAELRALIADEEGPAAIADYFPDHDQTYVTKVR, encoded by the coding sequence ATGGAGCTCGGACTGCTCTACAGCGGTGGCAAAGACTCGACGCTCGCCGCGCTCTTGCTCGAGGAGTTTTACGACGTGACGCTGTTGACGGCCCACTTCGGCGTCAGTGACGACTGGAAACACGCCCGCGAGACGGCCGAGGCCGCCGGCTTCGACTTCGAGCGTCTCGAGTGCGACTCGGACGTCGCTCGCGAGGCCGTCGACCGGATCCGCGAGGACGGCTACCCGCGCAACGGCATTCAGCTGGTCCACCAGCACGCTCTCGAGCGGCTCGCGGGCAGAGAGTTCGATGCCATCGCCGACGGGACCCGCCGCGACGACCGCGTCCCGACGGTCTCACGGGCGCAGGCGCAGAGTCTCGAGGATCGCCACACCGTCGACTATATCGCGCCGCTGTCGGGGTTCGGCCGGTCGGCCGTCGACCGGCTGGTGGAGGCGCGACTGGACGTGACCGTCGGGCCGAGCGAGGAGATCGACAGGGCCGATTACGAGGCGGAGCTCCGGGCGCTCATCGCCGACGAAGAGGGACCGGCGGCGATCGCGGACTACTTCCCCGATCACGATCAGACGTA